A single genomic interval of halophilic archaeon DL31 harbors:
- a CDS encoding hypothetical protein (KEGG: hbo:Hbor_04450 hypothetical protein): protein MPQPDPERSEGADKPGSTDRRERVGEPVVRADPEVTGKYASEAVDFDPNDPESVDLAAATLREFVDSENGGDSVTMLRGAAACAALVRGVGSYRGAAERAGGVPVSFIRKWARVHDLPQSVRRHVARGNIAPSAAKHIARVDGPDRLDLAWAALDHDLTVREVRSLASEVNDGTSAETALREAGFEPGRLELSLSMDAYRELRREASMRNIEPGDVVNEALAERNAE from the coding sequence ATGCCACAACCCGACCCCGAGCGGTCCGAGGGCGCGGACAAACCGGGCTCGACGGACCGCCGGGAACGGGTGGGGGAACCGGTCGTCCGGGCCGACCCCGAGGTCACGGGCAAGTACGCGAGTGAGGCGGTCGATTTCGACCCGAACGACCCCGAGAGCGTCGACCTCGCTGCGGCGACACTCCGGGAGTTCGTCGACTCCGAGAACGGCGGCGACTCCGTCACGATGCTTCGGGGCGCGGCGGCGTGTGCAGCACTCGTTCGCGGCGTGGGCTCGTACCGCGGCGCCGCCGAGCGGGCCGGCGGCGTACCCGTCTCGTTCATCCGGAAGTGGGCACGGGTCCACGACCTCCCCCAGTCGGTTCGGCGCCACGTTGCCCGGGGGAACATCGCGCCATCGGCGGCCAAACATATCGCCCGGGTCGACGGGCCGGACCGGCTCGACCTCGCGTGGGCGGCCCTGGACCACGACCTGACGGTTCGGGAGGTTCGCTCGCTCGCCAGCGAGGTCAACGACGGCACGTCCGCGGAAACTGCGCTCCGTGAGGCCGGGTTCGAACCAGGTCGACTGGAGCTCTCGCTCTCGATGGATGCGTATCGGGAACTCCGACGCGAGGCGTCGATGCGCAACATCGAGCCGGGTGATGTCGTGAACGAGGCGCTCGCCGAACGCAACGCAGAGTAG
- a CDS encoding Rhodanese-like protein (KEGG: hje:HacjB3_14845 hypothetical protein~PFAM: Rhodanese-like~SMART: Rhodanese-like), whose protein sequence is MVTEISTEELHECIGAGDPPQIIDIRPPAAFQQGHIPGAQNLPMAQLATNIDQVEWADKIVVACPIGQSSVQAARLIGSFEGVEDSGTVYSLAGGYNDWEWDLEQGE, encoded by the coding sequence ATGGTCACGGAAATCTCCACAGAGGAACTTCACGAATGTATCGGGGCTGGCGACCCGCCGCAGATAATCGATATCCGTCCACCTGCGGCGTTCCAGCAGGGCCACATCCCGGGCGCCCAGAACCTCCCGATGGCGCAGTTGGCCACCAACATCGATCAGGTCGAGTGGGCCGATAAAATCGTCGTCGCCTGCCCTATCGGCCAGTCCTCTGTGCAGGCAGCCCGTCTCATCGGGAGTTTCGAGGGCGTCGAGGACTCGGGCACCGTCTACAGCTTGGCCGGCGGCTACAACGACTGGGAGTGGGACCTAGAACAGGGAGAGTAG
- a CDS encoding Mov34/MPN/PAD-1 family protein (KEGG: hla:Hlac_1268 Mov34/MPN/PAD-1 family protein~PFAM: Mov34/MPN/PAD-1~SMART: Mov34/MPN/PAD-1) translates to MTGLRLARDAYDDIVRHGYDGDEKEVCGVLAGEYGGDGEDSGPESVVHEIHPVENVADRPQIRYAMDPEEQFAVIEQIEDAGLDVVGFYHSHPAGGVVPSETDRERATWTGYSYAICAFDGYPYLGSWRWTGERFERETVALTQE, encoded by the coding sequence GTGACAGGGTTGCGACTCGCCCGCGACGCGTACGACGATATCGTCCGGCACGGCTACGACGGCGACGAGAAGGAAGTCTGTGGCGTCCTCGCCGGCGAGTACGGTGGAGATGGCGAAGACAGTGGGCCCGAGAGCGTCGTTCACGAAATCCACCCCGTCGAGAACGTCGCAGACCGGCCACAGATACGATACGCGATGGACCCAGAGGAACAGTTCGCGGTCATCGAGCAGATCGAGGACGCCGGACTCGACGTGGTGGGGTTCTACCACAGCCACCCCGCCGGCGGCGTCGTCCCAAGTGAGACAGACCGCGAGCGGGCGACGTGGACGGGCTACTCCTACGCCATCTGTGCGTTCGACGGCTACCCCTACCTCGGCTCCTGGCGCTGGACTGGCGAACGCTTCGAGCGGGAGACGGTAGCGCTCACACAGGAGTGA
- a CDS encoding hypothetical protein (KEGG: hvo:HVO_2537 hypothetical protein) — MDEFSCARFVTLAVVVLLISSSVGSVAAQANGEPEWAGELETNVNEMIPAYNERAGEINLGPLSLSGTTNVYVYDADSDGDGVSDGEELATFQITMDRQNRITNFERGTSDDAARKLTTDRATLEGIANTNNPAAAFRSAIANDKIVISGESGQFVEGLKWTIVNAFKGLFL, encoded by the coding sequence ATGGACGAATTCTCATGCGCCCGATTCGTGACGCTCGCCGTTGTTGTACTGCTGATCTCGAGTAGCGTCGGCAGCGTCGCCGCACAGGCAAACGGTGAACCCGAGTGGGCTGGCGAACTTGAGACGAACGTCAACGAAATGATTCCGGCGTACAACGAGCGCGCCGGCGAGATCAACCTCGGCCCGCTGAGCCTGTCGGGGACGACCAACGTCTACGTCTATGACGCCGATTCGGACGGCGATGGAGTTTCCGACGGCGAGGAACTCGCGACCTTCCAGATCACGATGGATCGCCAGAACCGGATCACGAACTTCGAGCGCGGCACCAGCGACGACGCGGCCCGGAAGCTGACCACCGACCGCGCGACGCTCGAAGGCATCGCGAACACAAACAACCCCGCTGCGGCGTTCCGAAGCGCGATTGCGAACGACAAAATCGTCATCAGCGGTGAGAGCGGCCAGTTCGTCGAGGGGTTGAAGTGGACCATCGTCAACGCGTTCAAAGGGCTGTTCCTGTAA